A region of Triplophysa dalaica isolate WHDGS20190420 chromosome 18, ASM1584641v1, whole genome shotgun sequence DNA encodes the following proteins:
- the crb2b gene encoding protein crumbs homolog 2b has protein sequence MEFGRVYLRYKRAALLFVMMFKLGLFCTVTGDNCLSSPCQNNGTCIPTISGYLCQCSRSPLIHVGDNCEHLHDPCKYTDCPNCISTPGTENYTCPCPDGFSGPNCTHNINECQSNPCTGIRNHCVDGVDGYSCHCPSGYSGDDCQTRVRDCTDDPCFNNATCVWTRDGYECQCVGGFEGQHCEEDIDECLSQPCRNGAICVDGIDVYQCYCVPGFQGFHCEIDINECASQPCENNGTCVNERDRYICECLNGFTGVNCEVEIDECEATPCQNEATCHDHVGLYTCECFPGYEGINCELNIDECDSSPCLNAGRCVDLVNSYECDCSGTGFVGSVCDEDIPECASDPCQHGSSCQEGVNQYTCLCWPGFAGENCEVDVDECQSQPCENDGECFQRSSSSLYRVLSELDTDFTFEHAAGYLCHCRSGFTGENCSVNVNECESTPCKNEGTCDDLINAYRCTCAPGFTGVVCEMNIDECESESCRNGARCEDAINDYVCHCPPPGPEQLPWGGHDCDITLTGCVDHPCQNGATCTPSLHGDEHQYTCQCPAGFYGDACDMSTTFSISAGTHLVVEVPHSNRTRRQAGDQGPSVRLRFRSTLQDAVLFYRGSREHFFRLELIDGDLVSIAESGDLKLVAHLRGDFSDGLWHEVLVRVDEKLILSLLAENKTTVEDGDHNLLLSFQTHGLEKVFIGGVPQEYVNHTGTSTGFAGCFEDLLIDSKTVLPQDLTPELDVQMGCERTERCHPDPCSDRGQCVDLWWDYWCECRRPFYGPNCSEEHSSWTFSSERSRSFAAFPITQNHGFNFTASFWLKTRQLNGLILQLRRRNHAYLTVLIKNGSIHVAVNTSIRNTSKFIDDGTKLFATIKKERGFIFFNEDQLFTPRDFVDFEVESGDVAYLGGLSEGVDTAKWSGYFKGCLQDVRIDDVQLHMYSGNISQKPLHPSYLPRNSSNLLEHCIGDQMCKMKPCQNGGNCFDVWNDFECHCPLNFSGKTCDTPVWCVSNPCVPGSRCLDLPDGYECLANSTFQSNALKFNATGSLRISVTNISIELRTREVNGTLLRASNGLEFFCMGLLNSSLIVKLRGGNSLETQAFVSKVPVSDGEWHQVELFTSGSPNAASRWHLSVDGVEAGDSLAASGNMDFFNHSVVWLAENFTGCLGEVRIGGVYLPFAGVLEEEVPQTSKFIRIGEVAKPQLGCYGAPLCILEPCQNNGTCRDLFNLFHCECAPGWMGDLCQDNIDECGQQPCVYGTCRDLPGDYECLCAAGYSGGNCQVEVDECQDHRCENGGSCVDAVGGYTCVCPPGHTGPFCQLLFPPQQCEVDIQCENEGTCTDGLWGANCTCRPGFTGERCEVDLDECESNPCLNGGTCVNRSNSYFCECVSDFSGENCQNTKQLQSEGVPWLLVAVPLVCLGTLLAFVALVCMVLTARRKRRSEGTYSPSQLEVAGARLEMGSVLKVPPEERLI, from the exons GTCTGTTCTGCACAGTGACAGGCGACAACTGTCTATCTTCCCCTTGTCAAAACAATGGCACATGCATACCTACTATCTCTGGCTACTTGTGTCAATGTTCTCGTTCTCCTCTCATACACGTCGGTGACAACTGTGAGCATTTACATGACCCCTGTAAATACACCGACTGCCCAAACTGCATCAGCACTCCGGGAACAGAGAACTACACCTGCCCGTGTCCGGACGGCTTCAGCGGACCCAACTGCACGCACAACATCAACGAGTGCCAGAGCAACCCGTGCACGGGCATCAGAAACCATTGTGTTGATGGCGTTGATGGATATTCCTGTCACTGTCCCAGTGGATACAGCGGCGATGATTGTCAGACTCGGGTACGAGACTGCACAGATGACCCATGCTTCAATAACGCCACCTGTGTTTGGACACGGGATGGGTACGAGTGCCAGTGTGTCGGGGGCTTTGAGGGTCAACACTGTGAAGAAGATATCGACGAGTGTCTGTCACAGCCCTGCAGGAACGGTGCCATCTGTGTGGATGGTATTGATGTGTATCAGTGTTACTGTGTGCCGGGTTTTCAAGGTTTCCACTGTGAGATTGACATCAATGAATGCGCCTCTCAGCCCTGCGAGAACAACGGGACGTGTGTCAATGAGAGGGATCGCTACATCTGTGAATGTCTGAACGGGTTTACAG GAGTGAATTGTGAAGTTGAGATCGATGAATGTGAAGCGACGCCCTGTCAGAACGAAGCCACCTGTCACGATCACGTGGGACTTTACACCTGCGAATGTTTTCCTGGATATGAAGGCATTAACTGTGAGCTGAACATCGATGAGTGCGACAGTTCACCCTGTCTGAATGCCGGCCGATGTGTGGATCTGGTGAACAG TTATGAGTGTGACTGTAGTGGCACTGGATTTGTGGGATCTGTCTGTGATGAAGACATACCTGAATGTGCATCTGATCCATGTCAACACGGCTCCAGCTGTCAGGAAGGAGTTAATCAATACACCTGTCTCTGCTGGCCAG gtTTTGCAGGTGAGAACTGTGAGGTGGATGTAGATGAGTGTCAATCTCAGCCGTGTGAGAATGATGGTGAGTGTTTCCAGAGATCCAGCTCAAGTCTCTACAGAGTTCTGTCTGAACTGGACACAGATTTCACCTTTGAGCATGCGGCGGGTTACCTGTGCCATTGCCGCTCTGGATTTACAG GTGAAAATTGCTCggtgaatgtgaatgaatgtgaaTCCACGCCGTGTAAGAATGAAGGCACCTGTGACGATCTCATCAATGCATATCGGTGCACGTGTGCGCCGGGGTTCACAG GTGTTGTTTGTGAAATGAACATCGACGAGTGTGAGTCCGAGTCGTGTCGGAATGGAGCTCGGTGTGAAGATGCCATCAATGACTACGTATGTCACTGTCCTCCTCCCGGACCCGAGCAGCTGCCCTGGGGCGGCCATGACTGTGACATCACTCTGACCGGCTGCGTGGACCACCCGTGCCAAAACGGTGCCACCTGCACACCTTCACTGCACGGAGATGAGCACCAGTACACCTGCCAATGCCCTGCTGGTTTCTATGGTGATGCATGTGATATGTCCACCACCTTCTCCATCTCCGCAGGGACTCATCTGGTGGTGGAAGTTCCGCATAGTAACCGAACCCGCAGGCAAGCTGGAGACCAAGGGCCAAGTGTCCGGCTGAGGTTTAGGAGCACATTACAGGATGCAGTTTTGTTTTACCGGGGAAGCCGTGAGCATTTTTTTAGACTGGAGTTAATTGATGGAGATCTCGTCTCCATTGCTGAATCAGGGGACTTGAAGCTCGTTGCTCATCTAAGAGGAGATTTCAGCGATGGACTCTGGCATGAAGTTTTGGTCCGTGTGGATGAGAAACTGATTCTGAGTCTGTTAGCGGAGAACAAGACGACAGTTGAGGATGGAGATCATAACCTGCTTCTGTCCTTTCAGACTCACGGTTTGGAGAAGGTTTTTATTGGTGGAGTTCCACAGGAATACGTGAACCACACAGGAACCAGTACGGGATTCGCTGGCTGTTTTGAGGATCTCTTGATAGATTCGAAGACAGTTCTTCCTCAAGATCTTACGCCGGAGTTGGACGTTCAGATGGGCTGCGAGAGGACTGAACGGTGTCATCCAGACCCCTGCTCTGATCGTGGTCAATGTGTGGACCTTTGGTGGGATTATTGGTGTGAATGCAGAAGGCCTTTCTATGGCCCCAACTGTTCCGAAG AGCACTCATCGTGGACGTTCAGTTCCGAGCGGAGCAGATCCTTCGCTGCGTTTCCCATCACACAAAATCACGGATTCAATTTCACCGCATCATTCTGGCTGAAAACACGTCAGTTAAATGGCCTAATCCTTCAACTGAGGCGTCGGAATCACGCTTACCTCACAGTTTTAATAAAGAACGGCTCAATTCACGTGGCAGTGAACACCTCCATCAGAAACACCTCTAAGTTCATAGATGATGGGACGAAACTCTTTGCGACGATAAAAAAAGAGCGAGGCTTTATATTCTTTAATGAAGATCAGCTGTTTACTCCTCGAgattttgtggattttgaaGTGGAGTCAGGAGATGTGGCGTATCTCGGTGGACTCTCTGAAGGAGTAGACACGGCAAAGTGGAGTGGATATTTTAAAGGCTGTCTGCAGGACGTCCGGATCGACGACGTGCAACTGCACATGTACTCGGGCAATATCAGCCAAAAACCACTACATCCAAGCTACTTACCGAGAAACTCATCAAATCTACTGGAACACTGCATTGGTGACCAAATGTGTAAG ATGAAGCCATGTCAGAACGGAGGAAATTGTTTCGACGTCTGGAATGACTTTGAGTGTCACTGTCCTCTGAACTTCTCCGGAAAGACATGTGACACGCCGGTGTGGTGTGTTAGCAATCCGTGTGTTCCTGGGAGTCGATGTTTAGATTTACCTGATGGGTACGAGT GTTTAGCCAACTCCACGTTTCAGAGCAACGCTTTGAAGTTCAATGCCACCGGATCCCTGCGTATCTCCGTGACAAACATCTCAATCGAGCTGCGAACCCGTGAGGTGAACGGAACGCTGTTGCGTGCTTCAAACGGTTTGGAGTTCTTCTGCATGGGCCTTCTGAATTCCTCCCTGATAGTGAAGCTCCGCGGCGGGAACAGTTTGGAAACTCAAGCTTTCGTCAGCAAAGTGCCCGTTTCCGACGGCGAGTGGCACCAGGTGGAACTTTTCACATCCGGTTCGCCCAATGCAGCATCTCGATGGCACCTCAGCGTGGATGGCGTTGAAGCTGGCGACAGCCTGGCAGCGTCTGGCAACATGGACTTTTTCAACCACTCCGTCGTGTGGTTGGCTGAAAACTTCACCGGCTGTTTGGGCGAGGTACGGATTGGTGGTGTGTATCTACCATTTGCTGGAGTCCTAGAGGAGGAAGTGCCGCAAACGTCAAAGTTCATCCGGATCGGTGAGGTGGCGAAGCCTCAGCTGGGATGTTACGGCGCACCTTTGTGTATTTTGGAGCCTTGCCAGAACAACGGTACGTGCAGGGACCTCTTCAATCTCTTCCATTGTGAATGTGCCCCGGGATGGATGGGGGATCTGTGCCAGGATAACATAGATGAGTGCGGCCAACAGCCTTGTGTCTATGGGACCTGCAGAGATTTGCCGGGAGACTACGAGTGTCTGTGTGCTGCCGGCTATAGTGGTGGAAACTGCCAGGTGGAGGTAGATGAGTGCCAGGACCATCGCTGTGAGAACGGTGGGTCATGTGTGGATGCTGTTGGTGGATACACCTGCGTTTGTCCACCTGGTCACACGGGCCCGTTCTGCCA GTTGCTTTTTCCTCCTCAGCAGTGTGAAGTTGATATTCAGTGTGAGAATGAAGGCACGTGTACTGATGGATTATGGGGGGCAAACTGTACGTGCAGACCAGGGTTCACTGGAGAGAG ATGTGAAGTGGATCTAGATGAATGCGAGTCCAACCCCTGTCTCAATGGCGGCACCTGTGTGAACCGATCAAACTCGTActtctgtgagtgtgtgtctgactTCAGCGGAGAAAACTGTCAGAATACT AAACAGCTGCAGAGTGAAGGAGTGCCATGGCTGCTGGTGGCCGTCCCGCTGGTGTGTCTCGGCACTCTTCTGGCATTCGTGGCACTGGTTTGCATGGTTCTCACTGCCAGACGGAAACGCCGGTCGGAGGGGACGTACAGCCCGAGCCAACTTGAGGTAGCTGGAGCCAGATTGGAGATGGGGAGTGTGTTGAAAGTGCCTCCAGAGGAGCGACTCATCTGA